The Nitrospirota bacterium genome includes a region encoding these proteins:
- a CDS encoding phosphoribosylanthranilate isomerase, which yields MVRIKICGTTNLKDAYAAVEFGADALGFVFYPKSPRAVTPETAKEIISKLPPFITTVGVFVDEKPSVIEKTVNYAGLDIIQLHGSEPPEKCILSKKVIKAIRVKDLTDLEPLITYRSVSAFLLDAYAPDLPGGTGQAFNWDVALEAKKFGRIILAGGLTPDNVAEAIELVKPYGVDAVTGVEENQKGIKDHKKLRLFIERARQAIKGHV from the coding sequence ATGGTAAGGATAAAAATCTGCGGTACGACGAATCTTAAAGACGCCTATGCCGCCGTGGAATTCGGCGCGGACGCCCTCGGCTTTGTCTTTTATCCCAAAAGCCCGCGCGCCGTTACGCCTGAAACCGCAAAAGAGATTATTTCCAAACTGCCGCCGTTTATAACCACAGTCGGAGTTTTTGTTGATGAGAAGCCGTCAGTGATAGAAAAAACCGTCAATTACGCAGGGCTTGACATCATTCAGCTTCACGGCTCAGAGCCGCCTGAGAAATGTATTCTTTCAAAGAAGGTCATTAAGGCAATCAGGGTAAAGGATTTAACCGACCTTGAACCTCTAATCACATACAGGAGCGTTTCTGCGTTTTTGCTTGATGCTTACGCCCCGGACCTTCCGGGCGGCACAGGACAGGCGTTTAACTGGGACGTTGCGCTTGAGGCAAAAAAATTCGGCAGGATAATCCTTGCAGGCGGGCTTACGCCTGATAATGTTGCCGAGGCCATAGAACTGGTCAAACCTTACGGCGTTGATGCGGTCACTGGCGTTGAGGAAAATCAAAAGGGGATTAAGGATCATAAAAAACTAAGATTATTTATTGAGAGGGCGCGGCAGGCGATTAAAGGACATGTCTGA
- a CDS encoding GumC family protein, protein MQFEDYRKELLTVLFAQKRLIVAVTVFVFTCAVLIAFFWPPTYASYGTVLIKIKRQFKNPEALEKSDIRYSPVTPEDLSSEVEILTSHDVIEMTIDSLKKRNLYRPEGGGFLNISLLLDIILPDKQSDKKQFNKEVYNIKKKLQTKVVEVSNAIEVTFHSNDPAYAVTFLDALLNEYIKYRMKIYYPDEAETYFTKGAGGFGEEIDKKRKDWISMIEKNKISDPSEELKNNLLIKKELETQLNTLRNSAIEKKMQIEYLETALKKEGIQFFSFIDKSAIANLSTSLQDIFMEYGKVLRVYTQSSDKASPVEKQMRDTLNVLRSEIRIYKDGLASELETLNKQIAAIKNEISNIVNWNVELQKQNITTQKIQFEMDLLKQSYDTFSKRREEAVQGSTSPTSMHISILSKAFLSNGPVFPKKIIVIPLGFIIGLLMGCSLAFVKEYFDHTFKKISDAEKMGLRVIFSIPDFTVKEKPAQK, encoded by the coding sequence TTGCAGTTTGAGGATTACAGAAAAGAGCTGCTTACCGTGCTTTTTGCGCAGAAACGGTTAATCGTTGCTGTTACAGTATTTGTCTTTACATGCGCTGTCCTGATAGCCTTTTTCTGGCCTCCTACCTATGCTTCTTACGGAACTGTTCTTATAAAGATCAAACGCCAGTTTAAAAACCCCGAGGCTTTGGAAAAGTCGGATATCCGCTATTCGCCGGTTACGCCGGAAGACCTTTCCTCTGAAGTGGAGATACTGACCTCCCATGATGTTATTGAAATGACAATTGACTCCCTGAAGAAAAGGAATTTATACCGCCCTGAAGGCGGCGGATTTTTAAATATATCACTGCTTCTGGACATAATTCTGCCTGATAAGCAAAGCGACAAGAAACAATTCAACAAGGAAGTTTACAACATAAAGAAAAAACTGCAGACTAAAGTCGTAGAGGTATCAAATGCCATAGAGGTCACTTTTCACAGCAATGACCCGGCATATGCAGTAACTTTTCTGGACGCCCTGCTGAACGAGTATATAAAATACCGGATGAAAATTTATTATCCGGATGAAGCAGAGACTTATTTTACAAAGGGAGCCGGAGGTTTTGGCGAAGAGATTGATAAAAAACGAAAAGACTGGATAAGCATGATAGAGAAAAATAAAATTTCAGACCCTTCAGAGGAATTGAAAAACAACCTTTTGATAAAGAAGGAACTTGAAACCCAGCTGAATACCCTTAGAAATTCAGCCATAGAAAAAAAGATGCAGATTGAATACCTGGAAACAGCTCTCAAGAAAGAAGGCATCCAGTTTTTTTCTTTCATAGACAAGTCAGCCATTGCCAATCTCAGCACATCCCTCCAGGACATTTTTATGGAATACGGAAAAGTACTGAGGGTATATACGCAGTCAAGCGACAAAGCCTCGCCGGTTGAGAAACAGATGAGAGACACATTGAACGTTCTCAGGTCTGAGATACGGATATATAAAGACGGGCTTGCCAGTGAACTGGAAACGCTTAATAAGCAGATAGCCGCCATAAAAAATGAAATAAGCAATATTGTAAACTGGAACGTGGAACTCCAGAAACAGAATATTACAACCCAGAAAATTCAATTTGAAATGGACCTGCTTAAACAATCTTATGATACCTTTTCAAAAAGAAGGGAAGAAGCGGTGCAGGGCTCCACAAGCCCTACGTCAATGCATATAAGCATTTTAAGCAAGGCATTTCTTTCAAACGGGCCGGTGTTTCCTAAAAAGATAATTGTCATCCCGCTGGGTTTTATTATAGGTCTTTTGATGGGCTGCAGTCTTGCGTTTGTCAAAGAATATTTTGACCATACATTCAAAAAAATAAGCGATGCGGAAAAAATGGGGCTGCGGGTGATATTTTCAATCCCTGATTTTACGGTTAAAGAGAAACCAGCACAGAAATAG
- a CDS encoding polysaccharide biosynthesis/export family protein, with product MKRLLYVLFIFFIIGCASGHKKADQDSGEASYELTTFSFDQKNSPYEFWPAYQINAGDILDVLFQIKTWEKKADYRLGIDDFTSIKFLHAPELNTDDKVHPDGNIALPYIGEFQALGKTIEEIQTELSGRYKGILQNPEIQVLVPEYRASIKELKADLKTAPRGLSRLVTVRPDGYVTFPIVGSIFVGGRTFPDVNNELNEKYDKIIPGLYVDLFLEHHAGSRMYVLGQVYKPGVYDIPKPLTIEQAIAMAGGYMREARLNDIFVVRRQYDRMIATRIDFANKFNNNNREYKFFYLRPDDILYVPKRPINKAAELMRDVSEILLFRGWSFGFSWELHDEPAEP from the coding sequence ATGAAGCGCTTACTATACGTCCTTTTTATCTTTTTTATAATCGGGTGCGCTTCGGGTCATAAAAAAGCAGACCAAGACAGCGGTGAAGCGTCGTATGAACTTACCACCTTTTCTTTTGATCAAAAAAACAGTCCCTATGAATTCTGGCCCGCATATCAGATTAATGCGGGAGATATTCTGGATGTCCTTTTTCAGATTAAGACATGGGAGAAAAAGGCAGACTACAGGCTGGGAATCGATGATTTTACAAGCATAAAATTCCTCCACGCCCCTGAATTAAACACTGATGATAAGGTGCATCCTGACGGGAATATAGCCCTTCCCTATATCGGAGAGTTTCAAGCTTTGGGAAAAACAATTGAAGAAATACAGACTGAATTGAGCGGGCGCTACAAAGGGATTCTTCAGAATCCCGAAATTCAGGTGCTGGTTCCCGAGTACCGCGCATCAATAAAAGAACTGAAGGCTGACCTTAAAACCGCGCCGAGGGGGCTGAGCAGGCTGGTAACTGTGAGGCCTGACGGATATGTGACATTTCCGATAGTCGGCAGTATCTTTGTGGGAGGCAGGACTTTTCCCGACGTCAACAATGAGCTTAATGAAAAGTATGACAAAATAATCCCCGGACTTTATGTAGACCTTTTTTTAGAACATCATGCAGGCTCCAGGATGTATGTCCTGGGACAGGTTTATAAGCCCGGGGTTTACGATATCCCTAAACCCCTGACTATTGAACAGGCTATTGCAATGGCAGGAGGTTATATGCGGGAGGCCAGGCTGAATGATATTTTTGTTGTCAGAAGGCAGTATGACCGGATGATTGCAACGAGGATTGATTTCGCAAATAAATTTAATAACAACAACAGAGAATACAAATTTTTCTATTTAAGACCCGATGATATTTTATACGTTCCCAAAAGACCTATCAACAAGGCGGCGGAATTAATGCGCGACGTCTCTGAAATTTTGCTTTTCAGAGGGTGGAGTTTTGGATTTAGCTGGGAACTTCATGATGAACCGGCTGAACCATAA
- a CDS encoding CpsD/CapB family tyrosine-protein kinase — MTGILSPDIKKLVEKNSRELSEIEGNLLSTAKDGQVRVFFITSCNASEGKTVTAISLAYALSRNARRKVLLIDGNLHTPRLHEVFSIDAGSGLTDLCYGKVRDVERDTELQDLYVITHGASVENTADLFRSVDFKTTLDNLKQKFDYVIVDGCSVIGSSDALVSAKCFDGIILVVECEKTTWEIAETVQNKLKMSGGNIIGAVLNKRKYYIPRFLYGKI; from the coding sequence GAATTGTCTGAGATTGAAGGCAATCTGCTCAGCACTGCCAAGGACGGGCAGGTTAGAGTTTTTTTTATTACGAGCTGTAATGCCTCCGAGGGTAAGACTGTTACCGCAATAAGTCTGGCATATGCCCTTTCCCGGAATGCACGCCGCAAAGTCTTGCTGATTGACGGCAACCTCCACACCCCGCGTCTCCATGAGGTTTTTAGTATTGATGCCGGCTCCGGACTTACAGACTTATGTTATGGAAAAGTGAGGGATGTTGAAAGAGACACAGAATTGCAAGATTTGTATGTCATAACTCACGGCGCTTCTGTTGAAAATACGGCAGACCTGTTCAGGTCAGTGGATTTCAAGACAACGCTGGATAATCTCAAACAGAAATTTGACTATGTTATCGTGGACGGCTGTTCGGTAATCGGCTCATCTGATGCGCTGGTCTCTGCGAAATGCTTTGACGGAATCATTTTGGTTGTTGAGTGTGAAAAGACAACGTGGGAGATTGCTGAAACGGTTCAAAATAAGCTGAAGATGTCAGGAGGCAATATTATTGGCGCAGTCCTTAATAAACGGAAATATTACATACCACGGTTTTTATATGGGAAAATTTAG